From Lucilia cuprina isolate Lc7/37 chromosome 4, ASM2204524v1, whole genome shotgun sequence:
TCgattaattgataaaaattattcggtttattcgttatttgaaatttgacaattttcatttattcgaacgattaatcgtcaaaaattaatcgattaaccgatcgacgattaatcgtttgaatactctactaactacctaactaactatctaattaTGTCTAAAAACTGACCATTAGATATCAATAATTAAAGTGCACAGttgattatttcaaaatttcaactacttatatatttttttattaaattcacatacatatttacacaagCAGTACAATAAATAACATTACTACTTAATTAAacccatttttaaaaataactatttacaaatatataaagagGAAGcagtattaaatttaaactcatTAAAGTTTTAATGGTCGCACCACCGGAACCTTCGATACAATCACCATCGTTGTACGAATTAAAACCCATCTTACAATTGCATTCACCATAAATACAATCCATTGATTGTTGCGATTCGTTCAATTGACGTTGATAACAATCTTCGTCAATGCGACAATAATGACCACGTTCAACAACGGCAGTACACACTGTTTCCACGAAATTTTTTTCGGTTTTCTTCTCTTCTACGAAATATTTTTCCGAACACTGGCAGACATTTTCCGTACATTTACCACCTGGACCCATAGTGCCCATACATTGGATATTTTCGGTACAAGCTTccaaatattttgatattttcaaaCAGCGTGCATTATCGATGGAAGCAAAATGTTCGGGTTTGCAGATACAATGTTGGGTTATATTGCTGCATTGGGTATTTTCGCCATATTTTTCGGTGCACTGCTCGTCGTTGGAGCAAAAGGATTTATTGCCTGTAgagagaaaatatttaagattactattcaatataattttctttaaaactattgTTTGTTGAATCAATGTAATAAAGTTTGGAACCCTTATTTACCCAAAAATTTCAGCAGCAGAAGATTTATGTACTATACTTACACAACATTTTCCAATGATTTGATATTTAACACTCACCCACTATAGATGTACATTTTCCTTCATTATTAATAAACTGATCCATGCAAATACACTGTTTCGATGATTCATGGCAGATTGCATTAAAATCTACTTTTTGACACTGTGAATCTAGTTCACATTTCTCACCCAATGCCACCATTTCTGCggaaaaattatgcataaaaaataaatacaaatatgtaaaatgtttacaaaatgaaTGACATGAGTGAGACATTTAATTAATTgcatataattaattatatttgtgtAGTATTATTCGTAAAACTTTCAggcagttttttttattcaatcatTCACTGCTAAATCAAACATTTATTCACTCAGTCAGCCGTACTGCCATTTATTCGTTTTATTGATTAACTTACTTGCAATGCATCGCCTTTTATCACTGCTGGGCATAAAATTGCTGGCACAATAACATACATCCTGTTGCGTATCACATTCAGCATTTGGTTGCTGGCAAGGACATGGTCCACTAATAATATTGTTCACTTTATGGTTCTTAAagtgagagaaaaaaaaaaacaaaatgacaaaaaatgtagaaaaaaagcaATGAAATTTAAGTGGTGTAATTAAAAACTCCTTCTTACCAATGGTTGGCATTTAACATTATCTCCATTGCTACTGCTACAGTGACATTGTTCTTCAATGCACGCGGATTTAATACCAGAATGTTGAAATTGTTTGCATTGCGTTTCATTAATACAGTTCAGCTCAAGTAgttcttgaaaaaaatataattatttaatttgtattttttaagttttcttaatttaatttattttatttttacatatttaccatcactttgtattaaattcacacaatttaaaattattgctaaaaatattgtaaatttttcacttttcattttattttatttatttcaaatgtttGTGTTCTCTTTTAAGTTCAAGCTAAATGTGAAACTAAAATAGCGGTGTTTGAAATTTCAAAGGCCATTGACCTTAaagaattgaaatgaaaatgaagtgataaaataataaatgattataaataaaatgcagaAGGAATTAGTTTACCCAATTCGCCAAATACGTATGTTAATCTacataattttgtaatattctgaacgttaaattgtttaaaaattttcaaaatattttaatgcgctcttaatatattttatagcttGCAAAGCTATAGATCGGTATTATTCGCTTGTACAACACCCACCTCTTATAAGTCTAAATAATACTGCCAATTATCGTAATGATCGGGCTCCATTTgaacctagtccccatacaaagtTCTTCAAAGACTTCAAGGTTAATAATTAACTAACACACTAGGGTCAAgtatgaaccgatcttaactaaaatttggtaaagatcGATCAAACTTTCCGAAATTATGCTTATATAAAAAGTAGTTGAGTCTATTTTTGTAGAGATATTAGTGTATATATCATAATCATAAGGTTTATAATACCCTTGGGTTAAagaattgaattatcttcaaaattgtaatctgtagtttgattacaagatttacaagaacagacagacatacggacatgACTTTATCgacacaaaaaattaatatttttttaagtggtATATGACCATTAATTCTATGCgatacaaatatcagcacatattcaatataccctcctcactaaagtggtgtagtgtataaatatgcagatttttttttattttaacatccCAAATATAGATTTTCTATATGGTCAACTGGGTATGgtcaatgaaatatttaagaaatcatagtaaaaaagaaaacaaatatcaaaaaagCTACGGCTTATCACAGATCATATTTGATTCTACACtatttgcaataaattgtataaagaatttaatcaaaactttatttggATTTGTGACTTAAGCTCTATTACATGttataagattttaataaattgtatctTCTAATGTCCCAAAGTATTGAAATGACAGACAGATCATATAAGTGGTTTGTTCCATAAATGTATTCCTATATATTTccttatttttattcataaacgcaattatttttaaaatactttgcttcaatattaaacaaaattaaatttaaatgaattttgtgattttaattGAGGATCTTTTTACCCTACCTACACCACTTcagtggggagagtatattgAGCACGATAACATTGGTTCTATAacccaccataaagtataccaataggctcagattaattttctgagtcgatttagctgtgtTTGTCCTTCTTGAAATTTAACTACAGGTCGCAttataaagataattcaatgatattTGATACATTGATTAAGATCGGCTCATTATTTCAGCTAGCTCACATACAACTGAACCgattctatactagccttgatgtcTCCcattaactttataattatagggcctcatttgacaccAGCCAGTTGCAAAAAGGCAAAACTTTAATATAtctaaacaaaaagtaaatcatattttatCTTTGTaacagatgtagggtattatatgtacggcctcgcccgactataatttcttacttgtttatattattgtaatttGGCTACACTGCTCTACTCAGTTCAAGTCTATCGTATTACtgatcttttttaaatattattaatatttacagTTACATATTTTGATcttatttttctattctttctctccataaaaaacaattttgtttttcaattctcTGACCGAAATTAATTACCTCTTCTTTCTTCAATACTTAATGTTAAagcaagtaggaaagtatagtcgggcatggccgaccatataatactctacatcatgagtatatttttaaaattttaattttttaataaagaaagttttatgttgaatattaccataattccaaaatatttaagcaatttattgataaaaaactaaaatttctaaatgaggctttatataggtcaaatatgggccggtccacgtaaatttgggaaaataatatatttttaaataacagttagttttgttgagtttcattgcgatacaaatggttacaagtcaattttagatgtttaagacatttttttgaagggggtttgtttGGGTTCTatggtcaaataagggccgatccttacgaaaatctgcagtgtcatttatacttatataaaacttatttgtgccaatttttagaaagaTAGTAGCCAAAAAAATGCttagtccaaatttcatcaaattatcttgaaaattgcggcctgtaccttgcgcacaaggtttacatagacagccagccagccggacagacgaacggacatgtcttaatcgactcagaaaatgattctgaatcgatcgaaTCATGGTATtgcaccaatatttttgtatgttacaaacatcagcacaaacgtattataccctccccactatagtggtgtagggtataaatacatttGCAATAATCAATACATTGATTGCGACAAAAAATGGTGATCGTTTTcttatgttaaatgttaaaatacttAGTTTAAATGGTTTATTTAAACTAAGAATTAAGTATTATATTGGAAAAAGAGCTTAAAAACTAATTCCAACAAACGTTTTAactgaaaataactttattatttttatgacctaaatataaaatgtataaatccCATTAAGttaagaaatgtataaaaaacagctggtaactttattttactttcttcttttttcataTCTTTAGAAACAATGTTCAATTATGTGAAAAATcctaatataaaacttaactGACCTTGTTAGCTAAATACGGGACTATAAACGGCGAGTATGCaaattaagctttttatttGGTGAGTCAAAAGTGAAAAAGGGATTTAATGATTTAAAGGGTGTTAGACTAACTGCGTGCTGAACAATTGGCCGAGACCTTTTATTTAAAGGAATAACtttctatacaaattttatttactttaacatgccatgttattaaattttataaagctaTTAAAAACTGTTGGCTGGCTGGTTTTAAAAGgagaaagaaattttaattaaacagaaaaaaaataaaccaaaatgtttaacaaacaatgacttatttaaaacactaaacattaaaaacttacagctttattacAATTGGAACCGCGACGAGATATATAATTAAGCGATTGTCGGCAgacattttatattgaaatgttaacgaaatgaaatgaattaactgtaaatgtaattaatttaagtataaGTAAATCAAACGCATTTGCATAAAGATTCGCAatcttttcataaaaatctctttatttGAAAACTAGAAGTGATAGAGccaaaaacaacgataatcaatcatcactattattttcaataaaaaaacataaatgtcaatttaattttcaaaagtagAATATATAGCACCAAATCAACGATAAgctgtgaaaacataaaagtcaatttattttggaaactagaagagatacatagagccaaaataacgataatatgtgattactttaattttaaatcaaaaatcatttttttctgttggaaacataaaagtccatttatattggaaactagaaAACGATAATAATTTgcgattacttttatttattatacaaaatgaaaacataaaagtccatttattttggaaactagaagtgatagagccaaaacaacgataatctgtgatcaattaaattttctaattaaaaatcgaatttttgagtgaaaacgtaaaaatccatttattttggaaactagaagtgataagcaaaaacaacgataatctgtgatcaattaaattttctaatcaaaaatcgaatttttgagtgaaaacataaaagtccatttattttggaaactagaagtaATAGAGCCAAAagaattttttgagtgaaaatataaaagtccatttatttttgaaactagaagagaataataataaagtgatcactttaattttctaatCAAACATCAATTTTTTGAGCGAAAACGTAAAAgttctttattttgaaaattagaaGAGATTGagccaaaacaacaacaatcttTGGTCACTTCAATTTTCtaatcaaaaatcaattttttgagtgaaaacataaaagtccatttattttggaaactagaagagatagagccaaaagaataataatctatgatcactttaattttctaatcaaaaatcgattttttgagtaaaaacataaaactccatttattttggaaactagaagagatagagcaaaaacaacaataatctgTAATTACTTTGAGTGAGTGATAAAGCCAACACAActataatctgtgatcacttttattttccaatcaaaaatcgatttttgattagaaaacaacaatattctgtgatcatttattttggaaactagaagtgAAAGAGCCAGAACGACAATATTTATGATCATTCTAATATTCCAtcaaatatagattttttttagtgaaaacagaAAGGTCCACTTCATTTTTtccgatttaatttttttttctcatattgtaaatgtataaagAGATTTCTTATTATTGTGTTAAATATATGCAATTAAAGAactgtttgaaatatttataaccatTAGAATTTTCCAATGTTACTCTTTACAGTaacttgttttcattttgtttattcgCTTGTTTCATCGGACAGTAAAAGAATGATAATGGATTTGGCAAACATAACCTGTAAATGAAATAATCTGGGTGGTTGggtgttaaaaatttttggtgTTAGACGACGGCACATGTGTTGgttataaatttgttgttgtttttgagttTTGCCTAATTTAACGTAAATtgacaacaattttaatttttttatgaaaaagtttttttttttataaaaacaaaaaacaagcaagAAAATTGTTACAACAACAGTAATTACAATATTGTATATTGAATATTAGGGAATTTGAATGTACTTTCGTTAGAAGCATATTACAATCTAAAACAGTTGGTGTCGCTTTCAAATAACAGCTTATTGCTTGTTTAATatgatgttaaaaaaatacatatattttttgtagctTTATCGCTTTATTTACTGACAAGTTATTATTATAGACAGTGGGGCAGACTTGAATTTAGaaagaatttgtaaaataaatttaaatggttGCCGGAATTAGTTGAAATTTTTGACATTATgtatcgatttttttaaataattaatttattattattggatttaaatatgttatttgttgAAGTAATTGAAGTAGATTGTTGTGTAGATCTAATGCAATCTTTGCTTGAGCGACAAAAATTTTGATCTTTATGTACCAAAATAAGGTGGTTTGTTTTTGGGATTATTATCCACTAAAGTTTTCTCCCCACAGCCCTATCTGAGGGCACATCATCAGACAGACAAATGcttggtttttttattataattctgaTTATTGACAGAAGAAATTTAAATCCTTATAAAATCTCTAACGCTTAAAGTAAATCTAACTATAACCCACTgttacctttttttattttatttaataaatttctgcTTGCCAAGTGTTCCCTTaaaggaagaaaaaacaaaaacaaattgttttaaaatgttgcgaaaagaaaacttttcacttttttcaaaataataacgaCGACGAGGATGATAACAATAATCGGAACAAGTACAAGTTAAATAACAAGTAAAAACATTTGCCAAAGAACACTTTCATACAGCCCCATCTATTTCATTCATACATTTGCTGCTCAGTCATTCATTCATGGATACATACAATCGCGGTACGCAACATGCAGTAACAAACATTTGTAATACGGTTGAGAAAATGTTTAACGACTTTAACAAAGATGcgataaaaaaagtaaaatttgaaagttttgaattattaaataatgatGTTCGATAACAACATACTTATTTAGAAGGAAATGTGTCATAaagtttgttaaacaaattgttaaaactttattaatctGCTGAAGAAATgaacaaataacaatttaattgtaattcttaagaaaaattaagtaaaaatcttGAGAGCAATTAGGAAATATTGGTAATGATTTAGAGAATTGTAAAAATAACGATGTAGAAAACTTTGtattaaaggaatttttatcTTTGAACAATAATCGACAGATAGTGATAACTACCCTGCAAAAACTTATATTGTGAAGTAATAAGTATTTTCATtacttctttattattattttaactaattGTTTAAACAAGGCGATGACATTGGAGGCAATTATTTCCCacaaataactacttaaataagtacttggAAATAAggagttgttttgttttaaaaacaaaaaagatgcTCAAACAGAATATGAATCTGGGCATCCTATTCATAAGTTTGCTTACTTACTCACAACACCAATACTTTTATTGAGTGTCCAATAATGCCCATGTCGGTCTGTTCCGAACTAGCTATTTAACCTACCATTTTTGGTTACCCCTAGCCACCGAGCTTCCAGGCAACTAGCTATTCAATAGAATGTACAAATAATACGGGAAACTCAAAATAATGAACTTACGCATCAGTTTACATGTAAGTcattataaaagtatttaacaGTAATGTCGACAGTAAGCAgtagtaatttaaaattaaatacgctgctttatattaaattcttattttcTAACCTCCGAATAATATACAACAGAAGACGATGATGATATAGGACTAGTCACGTGGTTCCTTGGAAAAAGACACTGGTATTAGTTCATTATAAGTTACACTAAGATGATAAATTGatacatttttaacattaagtTTTTTGGCGCCACCTTTGTGTTCgtaatataaatataacttaAGATTTTCAACAATGACCTTGTAGATTGTTGGAATAAAAAcctgacatttttattttcttttatttattttgtcaaacaaacatttcttaatattaaagtgttttcttgtgattttaacaaaacactaaGAATTAAATGGTAATGTTAAATAAGTTTacagtttttaaaatactttttactgTACAGTAAAGAAACagtgtttttttatgttaatgttaaacaaatgaATCAAAAGCTTTATGGTAAGATAAACTTAATATCAGGAATGGAAAGTTGGtatttttgaaaagtaaaatcAAACTATTTTGGCGACGTATGAGATCTGTTGTGTAACTTCTTTAAATAGGAAATTGtgtgcaatttttatatacataatgtTCAGAAATTAGGTTTCTTgggttattttcttaaaattgtgtAATTATTGTTTCTGAAAGCTGTTATATTAGGAGGTATAACATCGCTTgcaagtagggttctatagttgaaaccaaaagttgacttttcgacttttttcatttagttaaaagtcgactttacgactatttgcattttataaaaagtctatttttcaaattttcgaattttcgacttttttcatttaattaaaagtcgacttttagacttttcgactataagtattttataaatagtcgacttttagacttttcgactataagtattttataaatagtcgacttttcgattttttgactattttcgactttttcccactattttttgacttttttcgagtttttccgactattttagagattttgacttttttccacttttttaaatttttcgactatttttgacatgTTTCtgcaattttcgagttttcgacttttttgacctttcgacttttttgatttttttcgactattttagaatttttgattttttccacattttttttttatttttcgactatttttgacttgttcctacaattttcgagttttcgacttttctcgactttttccgacttttttcgacctttcgactttttccgactttttgactttaagacgatagtcgagttatcgacttttttggaacaaaatagtcgacttcgactttttgacttttttcgacaaaaagtcgattgttcgaaagtcgatttatagaaccctacttgcAAGTTATTTGGatctaaatatttcaatttatgatcttaattttgttctagtttttggTCCACTGTAaccttaacatatttttaaacatccCCCTTTTTTGAACAGTaacacaaatttcaaaaagcttttcacagctaaaatgttaacaaaaaagaaaatgttaaagaaaagagcaaaagaaaaattaacatagCAGAAGAGagtaacaaattataaaatgttcacCCACTTTTAATGAAAGTGTTACAAGCTGTTAACCGTTTAGCATATTTTTAACAGGAATGTATGAAATTGTGGTTTTCTGTTTAAAAGcaaacagatttttttcttgCTGTAATAAAAATGCACTAAAAATCCGCCAACAACAACGAAcactttaaaaatgtaaattaacaaaaattttcttgtttgttagtttgtacatacatacatatgaatgtttaTTTGTACTTACCCCtgataatgaataaaaaatcgcGTGCTTAGTTTAGTGGAATTACGATGATAAAGAAAGAACACACACATGATACAAATTCAAGCCCTTGAATTTGTTTCTATGTACAACctgtaattaaaaatgtaatataaattaaaaataatcaaaagtgAAAATTGTACattcatatttatgtacatatgtatgtagttatttttagaaattcgtAATTATAGATTAATCATATGAAACTTgctattcaaatttattttaaataaatttatttatatagttaTTTGCATTATAGGAGATTATTTGTTTTGTAGATCATGTTCCAGCCCTggaaatttttctgtagaaaaaaatttttattaaaaatttaaatttgttttgatttagtGAAATTTCAATACTCTGGTTAAAAATCAGTTACGAAAGTTTTCTCATATATTTGGAATTGGTGTATTGCTCGTTCTATTACAAATTTGTAACATAACTTAAATaagatgtttaaattttaaagtcatGTTCCGActttaacttatttaaatttaatcgcCTTCTATTTAAGTGCATTTCATCTAAGTAGTTGGAATAGTCACAAGTGTAGCAGTAGATTAaggttttatttcaattaaattgtcTGTCTCTTATaattctgtctgtctgtctgttttaaTTCCTTGTAAGTTTTCAATTTATTctaactaatttaatttttcttccgAATTCTAAGAAGAAAACAACATTAGAAACGAACATAATTATCCCACACAATAGATATCTTATATTAACAATATAACATTCATTATGGCGCTATAATTGGAACGACAAGCGAAAATAAATCTCATTtggatattttatatttttcccttTAAAATAGATTGTTGAATGAGATCAgataaatctttaattttgtaGCTGACGCTCAACGTCTTACGTTGTAATTCCAAAAGTGACACAGTTACAACTAATAACTATAAATGAAGGAAATGGACAAGAGTAAATGAATAAATGTCATTTGTAACAAGTGAAAATCACTGCATCcacataaaaatttgaaaaagtacgaaaacatacatataactaCTGCTTTTGCTTTATTTGAAACTTCCAATAGTAGAGACTGTGTCAGACTAAGCGTTTGCAATCATTTTCAGCAAAATCACAAGTGTAAACTACATCTGGGAAATGTTTAAGCATGACTGACATATTAAGCAATGAAAtcaggaaaaaattaaaatacatacgcaaaaaaaaaaaaactaagaaaacttaaaactatatttaaaagaataaacaaTTGTGCAAAAAATACGAGGAAAAAAATTGAGACAAAAACCAGTAGGAAAggatagtcggacatggccgaccatataataccctacaccatgagtatatttttaattttttatttttcataaagaaacgtttatgttgaattttatcttaactccaaagtatttaagcaatttactgataaaaaacaaaatactctaaatgaggctttatatagaagtataggtcaaacatgggccgatccgggtaaatttgggaaaaagatatatatttaagtaacaattagttttgttgagtttcattgcgatacaaatggttataagtcaattttaaatgtttaagacattttttgaagggggtttatATGGGAACTAGGGCCAAATAAtaatccgattttaatcattttcaataagcttcgccttatatgcttggtccaaatttcatcaaattatcttgataataacggcctgtaccttgcgcacaaggtttacatggacagctagccagccggacagacgggcggacgtacatgtcttaatcgactaaaaaaatgattttgaatcgatcggtatactttaaaggtattggaccaatatt
This genomic window contains:
- the LOC111690667 gene encoding uncharacterized protein DDB_G0272512 — its product is MKSEKFTIFLAIILNCVNLIQSDELLELNCINETQCKQFQHSGIKSACIEEQCHCSSSNGDNVKCQPLNHKVNNIISGPCPCQQPNAECDTQQDVCYCASNFMPSSDKRRCIAKMVALGEKCELDSQCQKVDFNAICHESSKQCICMDQFINNEGKCTSIVGNKSFCSNDEQCTEKYGENTQCSNITQHCICKPEHFASIDNARCLKISKYLEACTENIQCMGTMGPGGKCTENVCQCSEKYFVEEKKTEKNFVETVCTAVVERGHYCRIDEDCYQRQLNESQQSMDCIYGECNCKMGFNSYNDGDCIEGSGGATIKTLMSLNLILLPLYIFVNSYF